A window of the Lolium perenne isolate Kyuss_39 chromosome 7, Kyuss_2.0, whole genome shotgun sequence genome harbors these coding sequences:
- the LOC139833969 gene encoding ras-related protein RHN1-like → MMAPTPSSVIQAKLVLLGDLGAGKTSIVVRFAKGLYYECQESTIGAAFFSQLLPVSGRGGEGDATVRFDIWDTAGQERYHSLAPMYYRGAAAAVVVYDISSMDSYIRAKKWVDELQRQGDPHLVMALVGNKVDLEEKRKVRTQEALEYAERNGLFFLETSAKTAQNVGELFYELAERLVKVRPNRPAGMVLHERRGGERWFCCSG, encoded by the exons ATGATGGCTCCAACTCCGAGCAGCGTCATCCAGGCCAAACTG GTGCTTCTGGGAGACCTGGGCGCCGGGAAGACCAGCATCGTGGTCCGGTTCGCCAAGGGGCTCTACTACGAGTGCCAGGAGTCGACCATCGGGGCGGCCTTCTTCTCGCAGCTGCTGCCGGTGAGCGGCCGTGGCGGCGAGGGAGACGCCACCGTCAGGTTCGACATCTGGGACACTGCCGGCCAGGAGCGGTACCATAGCCTCGCCCCCATGTACTACCGCGGCGCTGCGGCCGCCGTTGTCGTCTACGACATATCCAGCATG GATTCGTACATCCGTGCAAAGAAGTGGGTAGACGAGCTTCAGAGGCAAG GGGATCCACACTTGGTTATGGCGCTAGTGGGCAACAAGGTTGATttagaagagaagaggaaggtcAGGACACAG GAAGCGTTGGAGTACGCCGAACGAAACGGCCTCTTCTTCCTGGAGACGTCAGCGAAGACGGCGCAGAACGTCGGCGAGCTCTTCTACGAGCTAG CCGAGAGACTGGTGAAAGTGCGGCCGAACCGTCCCGCCGGGATGGTCCTGCAC